TCAGCACCGCCGCGAAAGGGCGACTGATGGAGCGTGAGACGCTGGCGCGGCTGCTTGGACGAACGGCGCGTACGCTCGCGGACAATAGCATCTGGATGGTGACCCGCGCAGTCAACAGCCGCGTCACAAAGTTCGTCGAATCCGTCATGGCAAGAAAGAGAAAGCAGCCGATCTTCGAGATGCTGCCACCACAGCGGCGCACGCTTCGGGAGCAAGGTCTGCTTGGGTCGGGACACCGCTCGGTCGTGGTGAGCCTCCCGACATCGAGTGGCAAGACGTTCATTGCAGAGTTCCGCATTCTGCAGGCGTTGAACCAATTCGACCATGAGCGCGGCTGGGTCGCGTACCTCGCGCCCACACGTGCACTGGTCAACCAGCTTGCGCTACGGCTCCGTTGCGACTTCGTGCCGCTTGGGATCGTGGTGGAGAAGGTGAGCCCCGCGCTCGAGATCGATGGGCTGGAGGCAGACATGCTCACGGATCAGGACGCGAAGCGGCAATTCCGCGTCCTGGTCACGACGCCGGAGAAGCTGGATCTGATGCTCCGTAGCGAGTGGGAGACGAAGATCGGTCGCCCGCTCACACTGGTTGTCGTTGACGAAGCCCACGGCCTTGCGTCGCAGGCCCGCGGGCTGAAGCTGGAGCTGCTGCTTGCCACGATCAACCGCGAGTGCCGCTACGCGCAGTTCCTGCTCCTCACGCCGTTCGTCCGCAACGCCGCCGAGATCGCTCGGTGGCTCTCGCCCGACAGCAACAGGAACATCGAGCTCGGCGTCGACTGGAGCCCCAACGATCGCATCATCGCCATCGCCAAGCCTGTCCGGGGAACCAGGCGCGGTGACTTCGGCATTCGATTGGTCACGCGACATACGTCGCGGAACACGCTGAGCATCCCCGAGGAGCTCGAGCTCGCGGATCGTCGTCCCTTGGGTCTCGCTTGGTCCGACGTATCAGGATCGCCTGGCAAGCTCGCAGCGGCCACGGCGCACCTGCTCCAGCGGCGAGGGACGGTCATCGTGCTCGTGGACAAGCCGCGCAACAGCTGGGGGATCGCGAACGCTTTCAAGGTCGAAGAGAACCGGGGCATCGTATCGAGCGGGGATCTCGCCCAGATCCAGCGCTTCCTCGAAGACGAGATGGGTACGGACTTCCCACTGACGACGCTCCTCGAATACGGGATCGGCGTCCATCACGCCGGGCTCTCGGAAGACACACGAACGCTTGTCGAGTGGATGACACAACAAGGATTGCTCAGGGCGCTCGTGGCCACGACCACCATCGCCCAGGGGGTGAACTTCCCAGTCTCCGGCGTGGTGTTCGCGAGCCACCAGTACCCCTACGGCCAGGACATGCCCCCCGAGGACTTCTGGAACATCGCCGGCCGCACAGGGCGCGTCGACCAGGGCGACCTCGGGATCGTCGCGCTGGCCGGGCATGATGAGGCAAAGGCCAGGCAGCTCGAGACGTTCATCGCACGGTCGGTTGGCTCGCTCAACTCGACCCTCGTCGACCTCGTTCAGCAGGTCGCGGCAAGTGGCGACCTGCTCCGGCTGGAGTCGCTCGCGTGGCAGCCGGGCTGGTCGTCGTTCCTCCAATACCTCGCCCACACCTATCGGCAGATCGGAAGCCATGAGCGCTTCGCTGCACAGGTCGAACAGGTGCTGCGCGGCACTCTCGGCTTCCAGGCGCTCCGCAAGAGCCACAAGGGATGGGCCGACAGCCTTGTGCAGGGGGTCTACAACTACGCCGAGCGCATCAAGGGGCAGCCACTCAAGCTTGTCGATGCGACAGGGTTCTCGTGGGAGTCCGTCTCGAACACGCTTGTCCGTCTCAATCAAGCGGGCGTGACCAGTGCGGTCTGGTCGCCGGACCTGTTCACGTCACAACGCGCGAACTTGCAGCAGATGATGGGCATTCTGCTGCGGGTTCCCGAGCTGCGGGAGCCGCTTCGGGAAGTCACCGGCGGGACGCAGCCGGACGGGGACACGCTCGCTCGAATCATCTGTGACTGGGTGCAAGGCCGACCGCTTCCGGAGATGGCCACCAAGTACTTCAGGACGGCGGGCCGTGCAGGAGGGGACGGCTCGGACCCCGTCGATGCCATGACGCGATGCTGCCGAAGCATCTTCGGCCGCCTCACGCAGACGGCGTCCTGGGGCTTGGCGGCCCTGCAGTCGCTCACCGTCGGCGACACGCTCGAGTCGATGTCGGAAGATGACCAACGAACGCTCCGCAACTTGCCGGCTCGCGTCTACTACGGGGTCAACTCGGACGAAGCGGTAGCACTGCGCCTTCTCGGTGTGCCACGAACTGCCGCCACGCCACTGGCGACCGCTCTCGGAGTCACGGCGAGCGAGTCACTGCACGTCATACGCAATCGGTTGCGTGCTTCGACCGTCGACACTTGGCGCCGTGCGCTTGGCGAGCGTGGAGCGAGCTACCACCGCGTGTGGACGATCATGGAGGGGAAAGGGTGATGGCTTTCACCGAATCCGTCGTCGAACAGGCCGCCCTCGCGTGGCTGGAGGCGATCGGCTGGCGCATCGCCCACGGCCCCAGACCTCGCGCCGGACATGCCAGCGGCCGAGCGGCGCGACTACGGCGAGGTGGTGCTCGCCCAGCGGCTGCGCGATGCGTTGGCGCAGCTCAATCCCGCGTTGCCGCCCGACGCGCTGGAGGACGCCAAAGCTGACGCGGCGGTCGGTCGATCCCCCGCCGGCGGGGGCGTGGTCCCGGCGGCCGGATGCCGGTATCGGCGCTGACCGGGTTCTTCTTGCCGAATCCAGGCAATTGGGGTATATGACTCGGATCCATGCACTCGTAGCTCAGTTGGATAGAGCGCCGGACTACGAATCCGTAGGTCGGGGGTTCGAATCCCTCCGGGTGCACCAGCAGCATCCAAGGACTTGGCCCACCCGCGGTCAGGTCCTTTTTTGTTGGTGCGGGCAGCGGCTTTTTTCCGGAGCAGCGAGGACATCTCCCCTGAAGGAACGGATTGTGTCGTGGACTTGAGCGCCCTGGCCAGAATCGGTATGGTCCCGGGGGTGGCGGCCATCAGCCTGGTGGCGGTTGCCGTTTCCCCTCTTCTCTATCTCCTCCTCACCCGGCTCACCGGCGATTTCCAGACCGCCGGGCTGGTGCGGGCGGTGATTATCCCCTCCTGTGTCGCCCCTTTTCTCAGCTACTTCGTGCTCACCCTGCTGCGGCGCACCGAAGAGGCCCGCAGCCGCTACCAGGGACTGGTGGAGACGATGCAAGACGGGGTGCTCCATCTCGGTGCCGACGGCCTCATCCTGACCGCGAATCCCGCCTGGGAGGCCCTGACTGGACACCGGCCCCAGGATGTCGTCGGCAGGCCCCTTGATGCCCTGGTGCCGGAGGGCGAGCGCCAGCGGGTGGAGCGGGGGCTGCAAGTGCTCCGGGACGGGCGAGCGAGTACGGATCTCCATCTCCGCCTGCCCCATCGTGCCGGTGGCGAGATCCTGGCCGAGCTTCGTCTGAGCCGGCAGGGGAGGTCCGGTGTCCTGGACCGGGTGGTGGCGGTGGTGCGGGACATCACCGAGCGCCAACGGCTGGAGGGGGAGCTGCGGCAGGCCCGACAGCTGGAGGCCGTCGGCCGGCTGGCCGCCGGCGTGGCCCACGACTTCAACAACATCCTCAACATCATCGAGGGCCATGTTCGGCTCTCGCTCCTGGAGGCGGAAGCAGCCGGACCACTGCGGGAGAGCCTGGACGGCATCGCCCAGGCTGGCAGCCGTGCGGCGGCCGTGGTGCGGCAGCTCCTGGCCTACAGCCGGCAGCCCACCGGCGAGCGGGTGCCGGTGCGGCTGCAGGACCTCCTGGCCGAGACCCTGCGTGGGGTGTCCGGTGCCCTGCCGCCGGGGATCACCCTCCATCAGGAGCTGGACCAGGCCTGCGGACCGGTGCTCGGCGACCCCGCCGGGCTCCAGCAGGTGGTCCTCAATCTGGTCACCAATGCCCAACAGGCCATGGCCGGCGGGGGGACCCTGGAGGTGCGCCTGGACCGGGCGGAGCTGCCGGCCGCCGCGGAGGTCCCCCTGAGCCTGCCAGCCGGCACCTACCTGCGGCTGACCGTGACGGATACCGGCTCAGGCATGGACGAGGCGACCCGGCAGAGAATCTTCGAGCCGTACTTCACCACCAAGGCACTGGGCAAGGGGACGGGACTGGGGCTGGCCATGGCCCACGGGGTGGTCCTGGCCCATGGCGGCGGTGTACAGGTGCACAGCCGGCCCGGTCAAGGCAGCCGCTTCCTGGTCTTTCTGCCAGAGGAGAATGCCCCAGGGCGCCTGCCCGCATCACAACAGGAAGGGGAGGGAGAGCCTATGCCGGCCAAAGGCATTCGCGTGCTGTATGTGGACGACGAGGAGATGAGTCTTTCCGTCTGGAGGATGACCCTCCAGAGGCTCGGGTTCGAGGTCACAGCCTGCTTCCGGGCGGACCAGGCCCTGGAGCGGCTCCAGGAGATGCCGGACGGCTTTGATGTCGTGCTCACCGACCAGCGGATGCCGATCATGACCGGTCTGGAGCTCTGCCAGGCCATCCACGCCATCCGGCCGCACCTGCCGGTACTGTTGGCCACCGGCTGGAACGACCTGGCCTCCGCGGAGGAGGCCCTGGCCCAGGGGGTCTGGAAGGTGATCCCCAAGCCCCACCAGCTGGATGATCTGGTGTCTGCCCTGCTCGAGGCCGCCGGCTCCCCCCTCCGTTCCTGAGCGGCGGGCCGGCGCGTAAGACACGGTCAGCCTCTACTGGGGATACCCGTGCCACGTGGCCCTGCGTTGCGGGACGATCAGTGCCGGTGGGGCGCCACAGCAGCCGGCTTTGGCCCTCACTGTTGCGGGTGGGGATGGCCTCGCCGTGATGACTGCCGAGACTGCCCCGTCCCCTGACCGACCCCTGCTTTCCGCTTGCAATCCCCGAACGACAAAGGCATGTTCAGGTCATGGACCATGATGGCGGTTACAAGCATCTTTTTTCCCACCGGGAGATGATCGCCGATCTTCTTGTCGGCTTCGTCCGGGAGGACTGGGTGGCCCAACTAGATCTTGCCACCCTGGAGCGGGTGAGCGGCAGCTATGTTGCCGACGACCTCCGGGAGCGGGAGGATGACCTCGTCTGGCGGGTGCGCTGGGGTGAGGAGTGGCTGTTCGTCTACCTGCTCATCGAATTCCAGTCGTCCGTGGACCGGTTCATGGCCGTCCGGATCATGGCCTACCTGGCGCTCTTGTATCAGGACATCATCCGGCAAGGCTGGCTGAGCACGGGCGGCCAGTTGCCGCCGGTGCTGCCGGTGGTACTGTACAACGGCGACCCTCGCTGGACCGCGGCCACCAACATCCGGGACCTCATCGTCCCGGTCCCAGGTGGCCTGGCGGCGTACCGGCCGGAGGTCCGCTACCTGCTCCTGGATGAAGGCCGCTACCAGGAGGCCGAGCTCGCCCCCTTGCGCAACCTGGTGGCAGCGTTGTTCCGCCTCGAGAACAGCCGAACCCCGGCGGACATCAGCCGGGTGCTGGAGAACCTCATCGCCTGGCTGGCAGCTCCCGCGCAAGCCAGCATCCGCCGGTCCTTCACCGTGTGGATGAGGCGGGTGCTGTTGCCTGGCCGCATGCCAGGGGCCATCATCCCGGAAGTCGGGGACCTTCAGGAGGTGAAGAGCATGCTTGCGGAACGTGTCAAGGAATGGACCAGGGAATGGCAGCGCCAGGGAATGGAGGAGGGCATGGCCCAGGGCATGGCCCAGGGCATGGCCCAGGGCATGGCCCAGGGCATGGCCAAGGGCATGGCCAAGGGCATGGCCAAGGGCCAAGCCGTGATCCTGTTCCGGCAGGTGGAGCTGAAGTTTGGCCCGGCCTCAGCAGAGGTCCGGCAACGGCTGGAGACCGCCAGCCAGGAGGAGTTGGAGCGCTGGAGCGGCCGGATACTTACCGCCACCTCCTTGGAGGAGCTGTTCGGCTGAGGTGCACCAGGCCCGCCACCGGCTGGAACGACTTGGCCTCCGCGGAGGAGGCCCTGGCCCAGGGGGTCTGGAAGGTGATCCCCAAGCCCCACCAGCTGGATGATCTGGTGTCGGCCCTGATCCAGGCCGCCGGCTCCGCCCCCCGTTCCTGGGCGGCGGGCCGGCGCGCAAGACGCGGTGCTCATCTCCTTCTCAGTCGCCACCCCACTGCACCGCCCGGCTGGCGGTGCCTTCCGGCCCGGCGACGGTGACCGTCGCCGGTGCCGCCGTCGCGGACAGGCTCCGCACCGTCAGCTCCCAGCGGCCCTGGGAGGCGTTCCAGGTCATGGGCCCGAAACCGGCCACCGTCAGAGCGGCATCGGCACCGTAGGCGCTGGTGGCCCGCACCGACAGGGTCCGGCTCTGGTAGCGGGCCCGGGTGACGGCGATGGTGGTCACCGCCAGGTCGAAGGCCGGCATGGTCGCGGTCAGCTGGCCATCCGTGACCGTGATGACGATCCCGCGGGTGATACTGGCCTGGCTGGTGGTGGGGGTGCCGGCAAGGGTGCCGGTGGCGGGGTCGAAGCTGGCCCAGGCCGGCCGGTTGGCGATGGAGAAGGCCAGCGCATCGCCGTCCGGATCGCTGGCCAGGGGGGTGAAGGCATAGGGCTCGTTGACCCGGGCCGAGATGCCCGGGGTGCCGCTGATGGCCGGCGCCCGGTTCGCGGCCGTGACAGTCACCTGCACGGTGCCGACGTTGGAGACCAGGCCGTTGTCGGCCACAAAGGTGAACTGGTCGTGCCCCGTGGCGCCCGGGTTGGGGGTGTAGGTGCAGGCGCCGGTGGCCGGATCGGTGATCTCGGCGTGGCCCAGGAGGCCGTCCGCCACCAGGCGGAAGGCCGGTGCCGGGCAGCCGCTGTCCGCAGCAGTGAGGACGCCCGCTACCGCCTGGTCCTCCAGGGTGGTCCAGGCGTCGTCCTGGGTCTGGGGCACGCTCGCCACCAGGGCATACTTGACCAGGAGGGGCTGCCAGGCGCCAGCGACGACCGACCGGCCGGCGAGATAGACCGCGCAGCCGTCCAGGGCCAGGGCTGCCGGATAGTCCCAGTCGCCGCCATCGTAGAAGGCCAGCCAGGCCATGGTGCCTTCGCTGTCCAGCATCGCCAGGGCCA
This sequence is a window from Thermodesulfobacteriota bacterium. Protein-coding genes within it:
- a CDS encoding DEAD/DEAH box helicase, which codes for MSTALASKVSYSATYASVSWQGRAVDDRVRFAVFLRDVVRPRVADADSGFEADLRGLATTDMSIDQVERLLRAVPDPEGWEVGEALAECALQSDSGRELHWPWNTVRDRRTPRASLPGTDLVGFCRLDGSIWLAFGEVKTSSEATAPPNVMYGGDRGADVRRILAGVMFPAPAPAEGWGQRVERTIYEIWLRLLRKQGWEDLDGVQSAVARLRAEQREGEATFLAKAERNKDVRPAWDLMSQYHLAKAAEILGTYLAQGPVDGHYDVREQLEAQFDRAISTAAKGRLMERETLARLLGRTARTLADNSIWMVTRAVNSRVTKFVESVMARKRKQPIFEMLPPQRRTLREQGLLGSGHRSVVVSLPTSSGKTFIAEFRILQALNQFDHERGWVAYLAPTRALVNQLALRLRCDFVPLGIVVEKVSPALEIDGLEADMLTDQDAKRQFRVLVTTPEKLDLMLRSEWETKIGRPLTLVVVDEAHGLASQARGLKLELLLATINRECRYAQFLLLTPFVRNAAEIARWLSPDSNRNIELGVDWSPNDRIIAIAKPVRGTRRGDFGIRLVTRHTSRNTLSIPEELELADRRPLGLAWSDVSGSPGKLAAATAHLLQRRGTVIVLVDKPRNSWGIANAFKVEENRGIVSSGDLAQIQRFLEDEMGTDFPLTTLLEYGIGVHHAGLSEDTRTLVEWMTQQGLLRALVATTTIAQGVNFPVSGVVFASHQYPYGQDMPPEDFWNIAGRTGRVDQGDLGIVALAGHDEAKARQLETFIARSVGSLNSTLVDLVQQVAASGDLLRLESLAWQPGWSSFLQYLAHTYRQIGSHERFAAQVEQVLRGTLGFQALRKSHKGWADSLVQGVYNYAERIKGQPLKLVDATGFSWESVSNTLVRLNQAGVTSAVWSPDLFTSQRANLQQMMGILLRVPELREPLREVTGGTQPDGDTLARIICDWVQGRPLPEMATKYFRTAGRAGGDGSDPVDAMTRCCRSIFGRLTQTASWGLAALQSLTVGDTLESMSEDDQRTLRNLPARVYYGVNSDEAVALRLLGVPRTAATPLATALGVTASESLHVIRNRLRASTVDTWRRALGERGASYHRVWTIMEGKG
- a CDS encoding ATP-binding protein encodes the protein MDLSALARIGMVPGVAAISLVAVAVSPLLYLLLTRLTGDFQTAGLVRAVIIPSCVAPFLSYFVLTLLRRTEEARSRYQGLVETMQDGVLHLGADGLILTANPAWEALTGHRPQDVVGRPLDALVPEGERQRVERGLQVLRDGRASTDLHLRLPHRAGGEILAELRLSRQGRSGVLDRVVAVVRDITERQRLEGELRQARQLEAVGRLAAGVAHDFNNILNIIEGHVRLSLLEAEAAGPLRESLDGIAQAGSRAAAVVRQLLAYSRQPTGERVPVRLQDLLAETLRGVSGALPPGITLHQELDQACGPVLGDPAGLQQVVLNLVTNAQQAMAGGGTLEVRLDRAELPAAAEVPLSLPAGTYLRLTVTDTGSGMDEATRQRIFEPYFTTKALGKGTGLGLAMAHGVVLAHGGGVQVHSRPGQGSRFLVFLPEENAPGRLPASQQEGEGEPMPAKGIRVLYVDDEEMSLSVWRMTLQRLGFEVTACFRADQALERLQEMPDGFDVVLTDQRMPIMTGLELCQAIHAIRPHLPVLLATGWNDLASAEEALAQGVWKVIPKPHQLDDLVSALLEAAGSPLRS
- a CDS encoding Rpn family recombination-promoting nuclease/putative transposase; the protein is MDHDGGYKHLFSHREMIADLLVGFVREDWVAQLDLATLERVSGSYVADDLREREDDLVWRVRWGEEWLFVYLLIEFQSSVDRFMAVRIMAYLALLYQDIIRQGWLSTGGQLPPVLPVVLYNGDPRWTAATNIRDLIVPVPGGLAAYRPEVRYLLLDEGRYQEAELAPLRNLVAALFRLENSRTPADISRVLENLIAWLAAPAQASIRRSFTVWMRRVLLPGRMPGAIIPEVGDLQEVKSMLAERVKEWTREWQRQGMEEGMAQGMAQGMAQGMAQGMAKGMAKGMAKGQAVILFRQVELKFGPASAEVRQRLETASQEELERWSGRILTATSLEELFG